Proteins from a genomic interval of Tenacibaculum sp. SZ-18:
- a CDS encoding lipocalin family protein, producing the protein MTKSIQIVLIILIISCGSVKKGIKNNIDETIIGTWIIEQSTFNEIGSPVPKNTTLKFTDDNRMMITLPKFGENYEDVSGIGTWKINDRMITIEYDNVKLWGEKQSWQILKLTKDKLEWEMKMNDGIQKEKYNRKK; encoded by the coding sequence ATGACAAAGTCTATTCAAATAGTATTGATTATTTTAATAATTAGTTGTGGTTCAGTAAAAAAAGGAATAAAGAACAATATTGATGAAACAATAATCGGAACTTGGATTATTGAACAAAGCACTTTCAATGAAATAGGTTCGCCAGTACCTAAAAATACAACCTTGAAATTCACCGATGACAATAGAATGATGATAACCCTTCCAAAATTTGGAGAAAACTATGAAGACGTAAGCGGAATTGGAACTTGGAAAATAAATGACAGAATGATAACAATAGAATATGACAATGTTAAATTATGGGGAGAAAAACAAAGTTGGCAAATTTTAAAACTGACCAAAGACAAACTTGAATGGGAAATGAAAATGAATGACGGAATTCAAAAGGAAAAATATAATCGAAAAAAATAA
- a CDS encoding MltR family transcriptional regulator, whose amino-acid sequence MNKKQTEPEIKELGKFFSTIQGESDRGTVLLVASILDEWLFEILKSYLIQDKVSEDLLSGFAAPLGTFSSRIKACYSLSLIEKEEFDLIEVIRKIRNEFGHNWQDISFKSPKIKGQLDKLSWYGPEDIDESSRTDRSKFDFAATNILVNLIWRKRLVAKERIQMRIWPNKS is encoded by the coding sequence ATGAATAAAAAACAAACAGAACCTGAAATAAAAGAGCTAGGAAAGTTTTTCAGCACTATTCAAGGAGAAAGTGATAGAGGAACAGTTCTATTAGTTGCTTCAATTCTTGACGAATGGCTTTTTGAAATTTTAAAATCATATTTGATTCAAGATAAAGTTTCAGAGGACTTATTGAGTGGATTTGCTGCTCCTCTAGGTACATTTTCTTCAAGAATAAAAGCTTGTTACTCTCTTTCCTTAATTGAAAAAGAAGAATTTGATTTAATTGAAGTTATTAGAAAAATAAGAAATGAATTCGGTCATAATTGGCAAGATATATCATTCAAATCACCCAAAATTAAAGGACAACTTGATAAACTTTCTTGGTATGGGCCAGAAGACATTGATGAAAGTTCGCGCACTGACAGATCAAAATTTGACTTTGCTGCTACTAATATATTAGTTAATCTTATTTGGAGAAAAAGGTTAGTTGCTAAAGAGAGAATTCAAATGAGAATTTGGCCAAATAAAAGTTGA